A region of the Muricauda sp. MAR_2010_75 genome:
ACTTTATGTAAGTTATGGGTTTGATAGTTTTGCCGAGTTCTACAAGAATTTTGAAATGGTTCAACAGAACGACCCCAAACAATTTGAAAACTATCAAGCAGGGATTGAGAAGGTGGAAAAGTTTTTGAAAGTTGATGTAAAGGAAAACTTTGTCAGTTGGATTGGCGATGAGGTGGCCCTATTGCAGATTCAGTCCCATATCTCCAAAGGAAAGAATGATATGGCATTGGTCTTAAAGGCCAACGATGTTGAAAAGGCAAAAGAAAATTTGGATTTTGTGTTGGACCAAATCCGAAAGAAGACCCCAGTTAAGTTCAAAGCGGTCAACTATAAGGACCATGAGATCAATTTTCTATCCATAAAGGGCTTTTTTAAAATTTTATTGGGAAACAGATTTGAGGAATTTGACAAACCCTACTTTACCCTAATTAAAGATTATGTCATTTTTAGTGACAACCCCAACACGTTAAAGAGTATAATTGATGATGTAGTGGCGGGCGAAACCCTGTCCACTTCCGAGGAATTTAGAAAGTTCAATGACCGTTTTGAATCAGAGTCAGCCGTATTCGTTTACAGTAATATTCCCGTGCTCTACAATAATATGTATGCCTTGGCCGATGCAAGTACGAAACAAAAAATGCGTAAGAACAAAGATTTTATCATCTGCTTTCCCCAAGTTGGATTTCAACTTACCCCTGAGGATAATTTGTTTGAAAGTCGCTTGGTGCTCAACTATCAAGAAGTGGAGGAGGTAAAGAAAAATGCACAGTTTGAGGACAAGGTTCAAATCCCAAATCCTAACACCCAATATTCCACAGAGATCACGGATGCTGTTTTTGACCTCAGACCCATTTATCCCACTGACCTCAATGCAAAATCCTTCAGCAGAAATTACGCCAATGGTTCCTTGCGATTTGAAGTGGACCTGAAAGATGGGTTAAAACACGGTCGCTATACCGAATACTATGCTGATGGTACCGAAAAAATTACCGGCCGTTTCCGAAATGATGAACAAGTCGGCACTTGGCGGTACTATGATGCCGAAGGCAAAATGGTCTTGAGAAAACGATTCTAATCCTTTTTCAATTCCGCCAAGAGGTCATTCAAATCCAAGGATTTAGTGAACATGTCCAAAGAGCCATCTTCTTTTTTGGGCCATTCTTCCTGGGGTCGGTCCCAATAGAGCTCCACCCCATTTTCATCAGGGTCATTAAGATACAATGCTTCGGAAACACCATGGTCGGCCACGCCCGTCAAGGAATAGTTTGCTTCCAATAATCGGTTGAGGATTTCAGCCAAATCC
Encoded here:
- a CDS encoding DUF3352 domain-containing protein — its product is MTKKRIFFGLLALLVLYLCYLAYIFILSPKTNLQSIYLIPKDAVFVVESEQPVESWKKISESEAWHHLQKNDYFAELTENIQKVDTVFQNNHNLFEFFDGRSLFISIHMISPKDYGIFYVLDLKRIAKLQLLKSYLNTLLNEDYVLSKRNYHDHEILEVHDRKSKETMHLSFIKNQLVASYTHTLVEASIDQYQEPVIGRNLNFIEINQKVGHEDLFRMYVQYNYIDDYIKRFTDRPSDWVKRASENFLFSGFYFDLDKNSTLVANGFTNISSVNENYLEALQKSGTAERTVPLIAPKRTALYVSYGFDSFAEFYKNFEMVQQNDPKQFENYQAGIEKVEKFLKVDVKENFVSWIGDEVALLQIQSHISKGKNDMALVLKANDVEKAKENLDFVLDQIRKKTPVKFKAVNYKDHEINFLSIKGFFKILLGNRFEEFDKPYFTLIKDYVIFSDNPNTLKSIIDDVVAGETLSTSEEFRKFNDRFESESAVFVYSNIPVLYNNMYALADASTKQKMRKNKDFIICFPQVGFQLTPEDNLFESRLVLNYQEVEEVKKNAQFEDKVQIPNPNTQYSTEITDAVFDLRPIYPTDLNAKSFSRNYANGSLRFEVDLKDGLKHGRYTEYYADGTEKITGRFRNDEQVGTWRYYDAEGKMVLRKRF